Below is a window of Cytophaga hutchinsonii ATCC 33406 DNA.
TTGCCTTGAGATTTTAATGTCTCGGAAATTAAATCATTCACCATCGGCACACAGCCACCGCAGCCTGTTCCGGCTTTGGTACATTTTTTCATGCCCGGAAGATCTGTTACGTGTTGATCCGTTACCGCGCAGCAGATCATGCCTTTCGTAACACCTTCGCATGAACAGATCAATGCTTCATCGGGGAGGCTCATCACGCCTGCATTACCTCCTTCAGACCTGCCTTCACCACGGGAGCCCAGAATCAGATCTTCCGGGTCCGGTGGTAAAGCCATCTTGTTAGTAACCATCTGCAGCAACATGTTATAGCTTTCAGCATCACCCACTAATATCCCACCTATAACACGTTTTTTATCGGCAGATAAATTTAAACGCTTGTAAATTCCTTTGTCTTTATTTTCATATGTAATTGTAACAGAACCTTCTTCGGTACCAAATGCATCACCAAAGCTTGCAACATCTACACCAATTAATTTCAATTTGGTAGACATATCAAACGATCTGAATGCTTTGCTGTGTTCATGGATCAGATTCTCCGCCACTACTTCAGCCATTTCATAACCCGGTGCAACCAATCCATAGATCATACCCCAATGCAAAGCACATTCACCAATGGCATAAATGTTCGGGTCAGATGTCTGAAGTGCATCATTTACTTCAATACCACCTCTGGGACCTACCGTTAAACCTGCTTTCTTAGCAATTTCGTCTCTTGGTTTAATCCCGGCAGAAATTACAACCATATCCAATTCCAGACGCGTATCATCAGCAAACTGCATAGCTGTTACTGCTGCATCACCATCGAAGTACGAAGTTGTTTTATTTAAGTGAATGGATAAACCGAGTGATTCTAATTTTTGCTGAAGTATTTTAGAACCGGCCTCATCCAGCTGACGAGGCATTAACCGCGGCGCAAACTCGATCACATGGGGCTTCAATCCTAAGTCCAGTAAGGCTTTCGCAGCTTCCAGACCTAATAAGCCGCCGCCGATTACAGCACCCACCTTTGATTTTTCCGCCTGCTTGATCATCATCTCCAGATCTTCAATCGTGCGGTATACAAAGATGCCGTCTTTCTCAACACCTTTAATAGGTGGAACAAAAGCAGCAGACCCGGTGGCAAGTATTAATTTATCATACGTATAGACAGCACCTGAAAAGGTAGTAACAGATTTCTGTTCCCGATCTATAGATACAACCGGATTACCTAACACAAGGTTAATGTTGTTTGCCGCATACCATTCTTTCGGAGCCATTGTTAAATGATCTGCAGAACGTGTGCTGAAGTATTCACTTAAGTGAACCCGGTCATAGGCTGGTCTTGGTTCTTCTCCAAGTACGGTAATGGTGAAGTTTCCAGAAGAATCTTTTTTCTTCAGCTTTTCGCAGAACTTGTAGCCAACCATTCCATTGCCTACAACCAGTATGTGCGTTTCGTTTTTCATAAGTAAAGGGACTAATGTTAACTACGTAAGCAAAAGTACGTATAAATTACGTAAATGCAAATATTTAGTACGTAAATATACTTATTTTAAAAATGTCTTTAAATCAGGATAAACGCATAAAAAGAATCACTGAATCAGGATAAAATAAACACCAGAAGGAATTATAATAGTAGTATATGTGTTAACTTGTCGATCTATCTGATTAATGAACTACAAACTTTAGTTACGGAGATAGTAAATCAACAAAAGCAGATTACATTTTACAAGGAAGAACAGGTCATTGGTATACTTCCATGAACTTAGTACATATGAAAATTACAAAAGCGGTACATATTGAAAAGGAAGAGCTGAATGATGATCATTATTCATCCAATCCGGAA
It encodes the following:
- the nirB gene encoding nitrite reductase large subunit NirB, which codes for MKNETHILVVGNGMVGYKFCEKLKKKDSSGNFTITVLGEEPRPAYDRVHLSEYFSTRSADHLTMAPKEWYAANNINLVLGNPVVSIDREQKSVTTFSGAVYTYDKLILATGSAAFVPPIKGVEKDGIFVYRTIEDLEMMIKQAEKSKVGAVIGGGLLGLEAAKALLDLGLKPHVIEFAPRLMPRQLDEAGSKILQQKLESLGLSIHLNKTTSYFDGDAAVTAMQFADDTRLELDMVVISAGIKPRDEIAKKAGLTVGPRGGIEVNDALQTSDPNIYAIGECALHWGMIYGLVAPGYEMAEVVAENLIHEHSKAFRSFDMSTKLKLIGVDVASFGDAFGTEEGSVTITYENKDKGIYKRLNLSADKKRVIGGILVGDAESYNMLLQMVTNKMALPPDPEDLILGSRGEGRSEGGNAGVMSLPDEALICSCEGVTKGMICCAVTDQHVTDLPGMKKCTKAGTGCGGCVPMVNDLISETLKSQGKVIKKVLCEHFDYSRQELLDLIKINEYKSYDVILNEAGKGDGCEICKPAIGSILASVWNEVILKQATIQDSNDRFLANLQKGGTYSVVPRVAGGEITADKLIVLGEVAKKYDLYCKITGGQRIDLFGAPVHQLPDIWEELIHAGFESGHAYGKSLRTVKSCVGSTWCRFGVQDAVSYAIRIEDRYKGIRSPHKVKMAVSGCVRECAEAQSKDFGIIATDKGWNLYVCGNGGAKPQHALLFASDLDDETCIRYIDRIMIFYIRTAEPLMRTATWLNKLEGGMDYLRDVIINDSLGMCSQFEKELQLLVDTYHCEWKEVVENPELRKRFNTFINSEEADETMAFVEMRTQKKPANWKA